A genome region from Terriglobia bacterium includes the following:
- the pabB gene encoding aminodeoxychorismate synthase component I, whose translation MQPLYAAAGLHQEEYFAFLDSSRSGGNQGRYSILARRPRDVVRTKGENPFPAIDRLLKAGARGGVIGYFSYDLFRFLEQYKNLEAVDDLGLPDCCLMAYDEVLVFDHQTQQWNREIPHLSRPANGQCTVGKPEQNMTKERYLANVKRALEYIAAGEIYQVNLSQRFSRPFSGSPFTMFSLLRHMSPSFYGAYLNCGDHAVISSSPELFLKKTGKTIETRPIKGTQARGRNPEEDRAMREELLQSAKESAELTMVVDLERNDLGRICEYGSVEVAEHRYIDELPTLFHTVSTVRGRLRSDVSAVDILRATFPGGSISGCPKIRAIEVIDELEPTRRHVYTGAIGYFAPDGDFTLNVAIRTMVVAAGRLHYQVGGGIVADSNPEREYQETLDKAAAMEKAIETAG comes from the coding sequence ATGCAGCCGCTGTACGCCGCCGCCGGTCTCCATCAGGAGGAATATTTCGCTTTTCTCGACTCATCCCGCAGCGGTGGAAACCAGGGACGTTACTCGATTCTCGCGCGGCGGCCAAGAGACGTGGTGCGCACAAAAGGCGAGAATCCGTTTCCGGCGATCGACCGGCTTCTGAAGGCCGGCGCCAGAGGCGGCGTCATCGGTTACTTCAGCTACGATTTGTTTCGCTTTCTCGAACAATATAAAAACCTGGAAGCGGTCGATGATCTGGGACTGCCGGACTGCTGTCTGATGGCTTACGACGAGGTTCTCGTATTCGATCATCAGACGCAGCAATGGAACCGGGAAATACCGCACCTCAGCCGCCCCGCGAATGGGCAGTGCACCGTTGGCAAGCCCGAGCAGAACATGACGAAAGAACGGTATCTCGCCAACGTCAAACGGGCTCTTGAATACATTGCTGCCGGGGAAATCTATCAGGTCAACCTGTCGCAACGGTTTTCACGCCCGTTCAGCGGATCGCCGTTCACGATGTTTTCGTTGTTACGGCATATGAGCCCGTCGTTTTACGGAGCGTATCTGAATTGCGGCGATCATGCCGTGATCAGCTCCTCGCCGGAATTGTTCCTGAAGAAGACGGGGAAAACCATCGAGACCCGGCCGATCAAAGGTACGCAGGCGCGAGGGCGAAACCCCGAAGAAGACAGGGCGATGCGGGAGGAGTTGCTGCAGAGCGCAAAAGAGTCCGCCGAATTGACGATGGTCGTGGACCTGGAGAGAAACGATCTCGGACGGATCTGCGAGTATGGCAGTGTCGAAGTCGCCGAGCATCGCTACATCGATGAATTGCCCACGCTATTTCATACCGTGTCTACCGTGCGGGGACGCCTCCGGTCTGACGTCAGCGCGGTCGATATTCTGCGCGCCACGTTTCCCGGTGGGTCGATTTCAGGATGCCCGAAGATCCGGGCAATCGAGGTGATCGACGAACTGGAGCCGACAAGAAGACATGTCTATACGGGAGCGATCGGATACTTCGCGCCGGACGGCGATTTCACGCTGAATGTGGCGATACGCACAATGGTGGTGGCCGCCGGACGGCTGCATTATC